One window of the Wolbachia endosymbiont of Encarsia formosa genome contains the following:
- a CDS encoding cytochrome c oxidase subunit 3, with product MKSKEHDFHLVDPSPWPIAISVAIFVLALGLVGVFHKQTSGIFGLVLGISAVSGVLFYWWRDVIREAIYDKCHTAIVKHGLKLAMYLFILSEVVFFIAFFCSFFKAWLDPVFLFEAFSPTKKVEWPPEGILPPDPWSLPFMNTLILLLSGTTITSAHHFLLENDKKRMIKMLSITILLGMFFIIVQAIEYYEASFSLQEAGEKLIYTSNFYMITGFHCVHVIIGIIFLSVCLFRARKDQFTPQDHLCFEFASWYWHFVDLVWIFLFLFIYWLSLY from the coding sequence ATGAAAAGTAAAGAACATGATTTTCACTTAGTGGACCCAAGTCCCTGGCCAATTGCTATATCAGTAGCAATTTTTGTTCTTGCACTTGGGTTAGTTGGTGTATTTCATAAACAAACTTCTGGAATATTTGGTTTAGTTTTAGGAATCTCTGCAGTATCAGGTGTACTGTTTTATTGGTGGAGAGATGTAATAAGAGAAGCAATTTATGATAAATGCCATACTGCCATTGTAAAACATGGACTCAAGCTTGCAATGTACTTATTTATCCTCTCGGAAGTTGTGTTTTTTATAGCGTTCTTTTGTTCATTCTTTAAAGCCTGGCTTGATCCGGTTTTTTTATTTGAAGCGTTTTCTCCTACAAAAAAAGTTGAATGGCCCCCTGAAGGCATTTTACCACCGGATCCGTGGTCGTTACCATTTATGAATACACTAATATTATTGCTTTCTGGTACAACAATTACTTCAGCACATCATTTTTTACTTGAAAATGATAAAAAAAGAATGATTAAAATGCTGTCTATAACTATATTGCTTGGGATGTTCTTTATAATAGTGCAAGCAATTGAGTATTATGAAGCAAGTTTTTCTCTACAAGAAGCGGGAGAGAAACTTATCTATACATCCAACTTTTACATGATTACTGGTTTTCATTGTGTGCATGTTATAATAGGTATAATATTTTTGTCAGTATGTTTATTTAGAGCTCGAAAAGATCAATTTACACCTCAAGATCACTTATGCTTTGAGTTTGCTTCTTGGTATTGGCACTTTGTCGATCTAGTCTGGATATTTTTATTTCTGTTTATTTATTGGTTAAGCCTTTATTAA
- the ruvC gene encoding crossover junction endodeoxyribonuclease RuvC, with the protein MIKIIGLDPGMSKTGWAIIRLEEKNNIKFLDGGTISTDSKSGIGERLHIIFEELKKVISLYSPDEAAVEKIFVNKNPKSSLTLGYARAIAILILQMTDLPMNEYDANYIKKSITGNGHADKDQIIFMVKQIVKNLNIKCHHTADALATAICHAYTRSSCFIE; encoded by the coding sequence GTGATTAAAATAATAGGCCTAGATCCAGGGATGAGTAAGACTGGTTGGGCCATTATTAGACTGGAAGAAAAAAATAATATTAAATTTTTGGATGGTGGCACCATATCAACTGATAGTAAGTCGGGTATAGGTGAGCGTCTACATATAATTTTTGAAGAATTAAAGAAAGTAATTTCTTTATACTCTCCAGATGAAGCTGCTGTAGAAAAAATTTTTGTTAATAAAAATCCAAAATCTTCACTAACTTTGGGATATGCAAGAGCAATTGCAATTTTAATATTACAAATGACGGATTTACCCATGAATGAATATGATGCAAACTATATAAAAAAGAGCATTACCGGAAATGGTCATGCTGATAAGGATCAGATTATATTTATGGTGAAGCAAATAGTTAAAAACTTAAATATAAAATGTCATCATACTGCTGATGCTCTTGCTACAGCAATTTGTCATGCTTATACGAGAAGTTCTTGTTTTATTGAATAG
- the ruvX gene encoding Holliday junction resolvase RuvX — protein sequence MIHRNPDEFLKSIPRDKRIMCLDMGEKQIGIAFSDKTQLIATAHSIYYRRNMSKDLGYLNRVLKENESGSMVIGLPFKIDDQETEWCKAIIQFANKIIKKCKVHIYLQDESLSTSLATHALKITGISITKSKKIDDKIAACIILQRTLDKINTIK from the coding sequence GTCTATTCCAAGAGATAAACGTATAATGTGCCTTGATATGGGAGAAAAACAAATAGGCATAGCATTTAGTGATAAAACACAGCTTATAGCTACAGCTCATAGTATATATTATAGAAGAAATATGAGCAAAGATTTAGGTTATCTAAATAGAGTGCTTAAAGAAAATGAATCTGGATCAATGGTAATAGGACTACCATTCAAAATAGATGACCAAGAGACTGAATGGTGTAAAGCAATAATCCAGTTTGCAAATAAAATAATAAAAAAATGTAAAGTACACATATACCTACAAGACGAAAGTCTATCAACATCTCTTGCAACTCACGCACTAAAAATTACTGGAATATCAATCACAAAATCAAAAAAAATAGATGATAAAATTGCTGCATGTATTATTCTGCAACGAACGTTAGATAAGATAAATACCATCAAATAG